One Aegilops tauschii subsp. strangulata cultivar AL8/78 chromosome 7, Aet v6.0, whole genome shotgun sequence genomic window carries:
- the LOC109758664 gene encoding chaperone protein dnaJ 1, mitochondrial isoform X1, giving the protein MGRFGWLRLASRSLARRSGEASAQRSAWIRPSTPCSSSGTHVADRCFGPSTFTSSGPSRFFHSTGQRYSMEKDYYKILGVTKDASQDDIKKAFQSLAKKYHPDTNRGNTAAKRMFQEVRDAYETLRDPSKRQQYDMLFSGGSAANSTRGRGEFDGSYQDPFSRFNKQNDDPFAEFYRQNDGPFSNQFYKVFSEVFQHDVDVHASDIEIELNLSFGEAAKGCTKEVPFSAKNLCYSCDGRGYLANARKYVCPSCKGAGKVSMYPFTSICTTCRGFGKVIKDHCLTCKGAGVVDGMKYANVIIPAGVDSGDTIHVREAGNSGGRGAIPGSLYIKLRVASDPVFVRDGADVHVDKKISFTQAMLGGKIEVPTLDGKTEIKIPKGVQPGQVVVLRGKGLELPNQAGYFGDQHVRFKIHFPLKVNERQRALLEDFAAEEATKEQSFFATGNWSELIAENMKSQNFMIGLGFVMLIYLMLSKTLS; this is encoded by the exons ATGGGCCGGTTCGGGTGGCTCCGGCTCGCGTCGAGGTCCCTCGCGCGCCGCTCCGGCGAG GCGTCTGCGCAGAGGAGCGCATGGATTCGGCCGTCTACAC CTTGCAGCTCTAGTGGCACACATGTTGCTGATAGGTGCTTTGGTCCATCAACGTTTACATCCTCTGGACCGAGCAGGTTCTTTCATTCTACAG GTCAACGTTATTCGATGGAGAAGGACTATTACAAGATTCTTGGTGTCACTAAAGATGCCTCACAAGATGACATAAAAAAGGCTTTTCAATCT CTTGCAAAGAAGTACCATCCAGACACAAATAGAGGAAATACTGCTGCGAAAAGGATGTTTCAGGAAGTAAGAGACGCATACGAG ACTCTTCGGGATCCTTCAAAGAGACAGCAATATGATATG CTATTTTCTGGAGGGTCAGCTGCAAATTCCACAAGGGGTAGGGGGGAGTTTGATGGATCCTATCAAGATCCATTTTCAAGATTCAACAAACAGAACGACGACCCTTTTGCAGAATTCTACAGACAAAATGATGGTCCTTTTTCTAATCAGTTTTACAAAGTATTCTCAGAG GTTTTCCAGCATGATGTGGATGTACATGCCAGTGACATTGAG ATAGAGCTGAATCTGTCTTTTGGCGAAGCTGCTAAAGGATGTACGAAGGAAGTTCCCTTCAGTGCAAAGAATCTTTGCTACTCATGTG ATGGGAGAGGATACTTGGCCAATGCAAGAAAATATGTTTGCCCTTCTTGTAAAGGTGCAGGAAAA GTTAGTATGTATCCGTTCACATCCATTTGTACTACTTGCAGAGGCTTCGGGAAAGTGATTAAG GATCATTGCCTAACATGCAAAGGTGCAGGGGTGGTAGATGGTATGAAATATGCAAACGTGATCATTCCAGCAG GAGTTGATTCTGGTGATACAATTCATGTACGGGAGGCTGGAAATAGCGGTGGACGTGGAGCCATACCTGGAAGTCTATACATTAAACTTCGA GTAGCAAGTGATCCAGTATTTGTTCGAgatggtgctgatgtacatgtgGACAAAAAGATAAGCTTCACACAG GCAATGCTTGGTGGAAAAATCGAAGTGCCCACTTTAGATGGTAAAACAGAAATTAAG ATACCCAAAGGAGTTCAACCAGGGCAAGTTGTCGTTTTAAGGGGGAAAG GATTGGAATTACCAAACCAGGCAGGATATTTCGGAGACCAACATGTCCGTTTCAAAATACATTTTCCATT GAAGGTTAACGAACGTCAGCGTGCACTGTTGGAAGACTTTGCAGCAGAGGAAGCCACGAAAGAACAGAGTTTTTTTGCAACAGGAAACTG GTCGGAGCTCATTGCTGAAAATATGAAGAGCCAAAATTTCATGATCGGGCTTGGCTTTGTCATGCTGATTTATCTGATGCTGAGCAAGACTCTGAGTTAA
- the LOC109758664 gene encoding chaperone protein dnaJ 1, mitochondrial isoform X2 gives MGRFGWLRLASRSLARRSGEASAQRSAWIRPSTPCSSSGTHVADRCFGPSTFTSSGPSRFFHSTGQRYSMEKDYYKILGVTKDASQDDIKKAFQSLAKKYHPDTNRGNTAAKRMFQEVRDAYETLRDPSKRQQYDMLFSGGSAANSTRGRGEFDGSYQDPFSRFNKQNDDPFAEFYRQNDGPFSNQFYKVFSEVFQHDVDVHASDIEIELNLSFGEAAKGCTKEVPFSAKNLCYSCDGRGYLANARKYVCPSCKGAGKVSMYPFTSICTTCRGFGKVIKDHCLTCKGAGVVDGMKYANVIIPAGVDSGDTIHVREAGNSGGRGAIPGSLYIKLRVASDPVFVRDGADVHVDKKISFTQAMLGGKIEVPTLDGKTEIKIPKGVQPGQVVVLRGKGLELPNQAGYFGDQHVRFKIHFPLKVNERQRALLEDFAAEEATKEQSFFATGNWLYEQLSTG, from the exons ATGGGCCGGTTCGGGTGGCTCCGGCTCGCGTCGAGGTCCCTCGCGCGCCGCTCCGGCGAG GCGTCTGCGCAGAGGAGCGCATGGATTCGGCCGTCTACAC CTTGCAGCTCTAGTGGCACACATGTTGCTGATAGGTGCTTTGGTCCATCAACGTTTACATCCTCTGGACCGAGCAGGTTCTTTCATTCTACAG GTCAACGTTATTCGATGGAGAAGGACTATTACAAGATTCTTGGTGTCACTAAAGATGCCTCACAAGATGACATAAAAAAGGCTTTTCAATCT CTTGCAAAGAAGTACCATCCAGACACAAATAGAGGAAATACTGCTGCGAAAAGGATGTTTCAGGAAGTAAGAGACGCATACGAG ACTCTTCGGGATCCTTCAAAGAGACAGCAATATGATATG CTATTTTCTGGAGGGTCAGCTGCAAATTCCACAAGGGGTAGGGGGGAGTTTGATGGATCCTATCAAGATCCATTTTCAAGATTCAACAAACAGAACGACGACCCTTTTGCAGAATTCTACAGACAAAATGATGGTCCTTTTTCTAATCAGTTTTACAAAGTATTCTCAGAG GTTTTCCAGCATGATGTGGATGTACATGCCAGTGACATTGAG ATAGAGCTGAATCTGTCTTTTGGCGAAGCTGCTAAAGGATGTACGAAGGAAGTTCCCTTCAGTGCAAAGAATCTTTGCTACTCATGTG ATGGGAGAGGATACTTGGCCAATGCAAGAAAATATGTTTGCCCTTCTTGTAAAGGTGCAGGAAAA GTTAGTATGTATCCGTTCACATCCATTTGTACTACTTGCAGAGGCTTCGGGAAAGTGATTAAG GATCATTGCCTAACATGCAAAGGTGCAGGGGTGGTAGATGGTATGAAATATGCAAACGTGATCATTCCAGCAG GAGTTGATTCTGGTGATACAATTCATGTACGGGAGGCTGGAAATAGCGGTGGACGTGGAGCCATACCTGGAAGTCTATACATTAAACTTCGA GTAGCAAGTGATCCAGTATTTGTTCGAgatggtgctgatgtacatgtgGACAAAAAGATAAGCTTCACACAG GCAATGCTTGGTGGAAAAATCGAAGTGCCCACTTTAGATGGTAAAACAGAAATTAAG ATACCCAAAGGAGTTCAACCAGGGCAAGTTGTCGTTTTAAGGGGGAAAG GATTGGAATTACCAAACCAGGCAGGATATTTCGGAGACCAACATGTCCGTTTCAAAATACATTTTCCATT GAAGGTTAACGAACGTCAGCGTGCACTGTTGGAAGACTTTGCAGCAGAGGAAGCCACGAAAGAACAGAGTTTTTTTGCAACAGGAAACTG GCTTTACGAGCAGCTATCTACTGGTTGA